Proteins found in one Rhodobacteraceae bacterium D3-12 genomic segment:
- the arsJ gene encoding organoarsenical effux MFS transporter ArsJ produces the protein MSQASSRPEGMSAYIAVTAAYWAFMLTDGALRMLVLLHFHTLGFSPVQLAYLFVLYEIAGVLTNLGAGFIAARFGLTSTLYAGLGLQVLALLALAQLDPTWAVGASVVYVMLVQGASGVAKDLAKMSSKSAVKLLAPSEGAGLFRWVALLTGSKNMVKGLGFLLGAALLATIGFVWAVLGMAAILGLILLAVLIAMPPGLPKGRKDAKFSEVFSKSGNVNWLSAARVFLFGARDVWFVVGIPIYFYAVLSDGTPDGNRTAFWLIGSFMAGWVILYGLVQAIAPRILRANSRPERELIAAARTWAWALAIVPGLLSMAALVAEGPQMWLTISVVVGLLVFGAVFAVNSSLHSYLILSFTKAERVTMDVGFYYMANAAGRLAGTVLSGLTYQTGGLTLMLAVAAVMVALSAVAVGFLRPAQAG, from the coding sequence GTGAGCCAAGCCTCGTCCCGGCCAGAGGGGATGTCGGCCTATATCGCCGTTACGGCGGCCTATTGGGCGTTTATGCTCACCGATGGCGCTTTGCGCATGTTGGTGCTGTTGCATTTTCACACGCTGGGCTTTTCGCCGGTGCAGCTGGCCTATTTGTTCGTGCTCTATGAAATTGCCGGTGTGCTGACCAATCTCGGCGCAGGCTTTATCGCGGCGCGGTTTGGGCTGACCTCCACGCTTTATGCGGGGTTGGGGTTGCAAGTGCTGGCTTTGCTGGCCTTGGCACAGCTTGATCCGACATGGGCAGTCGGGGCCTCTGTCGTTTATGTCATGCTGGTGCAAGGGGCGAGCGGCGTGGCCAAGGATCTGGCCAAGATGTCGTCGAAATCCGCCGTCAAACTGCTTGCTCCGTCCGAAGGGGCGGGCCTGTTTCGCTGGGTGGCTTTGCTGACCGGTTCGAAGAATATGGTGAAAGGCTTGGGCTTTCTTCTCGGCGCGGCGTTGCTGGCGACCATCGGGTTTGTCTGGGCGGTTCTGGGCATGGCGGCGATCCTCGGGCTTATCCTATTGGCTGTGCTGATCGCCATGCCCCCCGGCCTGCCCAAGGGCCGCAAGGACGCGAAGTTCTCGGAAGTTTTCTCAAAGTCGGGCAACGTCAATTGGCTCAGCGCGGCGCGGGTGTTCCTGTTTGGCGCGCGGGATGTTTGGTTTGTGGTCGGCATTCCGATCTACTTCTATGCGGTGCTGTCTGATGGCACGCCTGACGGCAATCGCACGGCGTTCTGGCTCATCGGCAGTTTCATGGCCGGCTGGGTGATCCTCTATGGCTTGGTGCAGGCGATTGCGCCGCGCATTTTGCGCGCCAACTCACGGCCAGAGCGTGAGCTGATCGCCGCCGCACGCACATGGGCTTGGGCGCTTGCAATTGTTCCCGGACTGCTCAGCATGGCCGCGCTTGTGGCGGAGGGGCCGCAGATGTGGCTCACCATCAGCGTCGTTGTCGGCTTGTTGGTGTTCGGTGCGGTATTTGCCGTGAATTCTTCGCTGCATTCCTATCTGATCCTGTCCTTCACCAAGGCCGAACGGGTCACGATGGATGTTGGGTTCTACTACATGGCAAATGCGGCTGGGCGCCTTGCCGGGACCGTGTTGTCGGGCCTCACATATCAAACCGGCGGACTGACTTTGATGTTGGCCGTGGCGGCGGTGATGGTTGCGCTGTCGGCGGTTGCTGTTGGCTTTTTGCGCCCGGCGCAAGCAGGCTGA
- a CDS encoding helix-turn-helix domain-containing protein, translating into MDIMIPNRLSTLGHPQRLAVFKLLMRRYPDRVPATELAHALGLKPNTLSTYVSALLQAGLVQQQRVGTSLRYSIDMSAARETIDYLQHDCCRGRPEICASAPFPTPSGDSALTDRKYNVLFICTGNSARSIFAESILRDIAGDRFVAYSAGITPRSELNPFALDVLQQKGHNVSVLRSKNLSEFQGADAPEFDFVFTVCDQAANEECPAWRGQTISAHWGLPDPVSVEGTDAEKSLAFHQTYGALRNRMIGFTALPIASLDRLSLQKAVDDIGQINEKEGAA; encoded by the coding sequence ATGGATATAATGATTCCCAACCGCCTTTCGACCCTCGGCCATCCCCAGCGACTGGCTGTGTTCAAGCTGCTGATGCGGCGCTACCCTGATCGCGTGCCCGCGACCGAGCTGGCCCATGCGCTCGGGCTGAAACCGAATACGCTTTCCACCTATGTCAGCGCGCTTTTGCAGGCCGGATTGGTGCAACAGCAACGTGTTGGCACCTCTTTGCGCTATTCCATCGACATGTCCGCCGCCCGCGAGACCATTGATTATCTCCAGCACGACTGCTGCCGGGGCCGCCCAGAAATTTGCGCGTCAGCACCCTTTCCCACCCCGTCCGGAGACAGCGCCTTGACTGACCGTAAATATAACGTCCTGTTCATCTGCACCGGCAATTCGGCCCGTTCAATCTTTGCCGAATCCATCCTGCGTGACATCGCTGGCGATCGTTTTGTGGCCTATTCGGCGGGCATCACGCCGCGCTCCGAACTGAACCCCTTCGCGCTCGACGTGTTGCAGCAGAAGGGCCATAATGTTTCGGTCCTGCGTTCGAAAAACCTATCGGAATTTCAGGGCGCGGACGCGCCCGAATTCGATTTCGTCTTTACCGTTTGCGATCAGGCCGCAAACGAGGAATGCCCGGCATGGCGCGGCCAGACGATCAGCGCCCATTGGGGCCTGCCTGATCCGGTTTCTGTCGAGGGGACCGACGCGGAAAAAAGTCTCGCCTTTCATCAAACCTATGGTGCGCTGCGCAACCGGATGATCGGGTTCACCGCCTTACCGATTGCCTCGCTTGACCGTTTGTCCTTGCAAAAAGCGGTCGATGACATCGGCCAGATCAATGAAAAAGAAGGAGCCGCCTGA
- a CDS encoding ArsJ-associated glyceraldehyde-3-phosphate dehydrogenase encodes MTVYALNGLGRIGKLALRPLLERGAEIAWINDAVGDPAMHAHLFEFDTVHGRWDAAFEHDADSVTINGARLPFIGTRDIADLPLEGVDVVIDCTGVFKTEAKLAPFFEAGVKKVVVSAPVKDGDAANIVFGVNHDIYEPDRHKIITAASCTTNCLAPVVKVVHENLKIKHGSMTTIHNVTNTQTIVDRPAKDLRRARSALNALIPTTTGSATAITLIYPDLKGRLNGHAVRVPLLNASLTDCVFEVERDTTAEEVNALFKAAAAGPLAGILGYEERPLVSTDYTNDERSSIVDALSTMVVNGTQVKIYAWYDNEMGYAHRLVDVAMMVGASV; translated from the coding sequence ATGACCGTTTACGCCCTTAACGGCCTTGGCCGGATCGGAAAGCTCGCGCTGCGCCCGCTGCTCGAACGCGGGGCCGAGATTGCCTGGATCAATGATGCGGTGGGTGATCCTGCCATGCACGCACATCTGTTTGAATTTGATACGGTTCATGGCCGTTGGGACGCCGCGTTTGAGCATGACGCCGATAGCGTCACCATCAATGGCGCGCGCCTGCCTTTTATCGGCACGCGCGACATCGCTGATCTGCCGCTTGAGGGGGTCGATGTGGTGATCGACTGCACCGGCGTCTTCAAGACCGAAGCCAAGCTCGCCCCGTTTTTTGAGGCCGGCGTGAAAAAGGTGGTGGTCTCTGCCCCGGTCAAGGACGGCGATGCGGCCAACATCGTCTTTGGCGTCAACCACGACATTTACGAGCCCGACCGCCACAAGATCATCACCGCCGCGAGCTGCACAACCAACTGCCTCGCCCCGGTGGTCAAGGTCGTCCATGAAAATCTCAAGATCAAACATGGCTCGATGACGACGATCCACAACGTGACCAACACGCAGACGATCGTTGATCGCCCGGCCAAGGACCTGCGCCGTGCCCGCTCTGCGCTGAACGCGCTGATCCCGACCACGACGGGCAGCGCCACAGCGATCACCCTGATCTATCCGGACCTCAAGGGCCGGTTGAACGGCCATGCCGTGCGCGTGCCGCTGTTGAATGCCTCGCTGACCGACTGTGTGTTCGAAGTCGAGCGCGACACCACCGCCGAAGAGGTCAACGCCTTGTTCAAAGCCGCCGCTGCCGGGCCATTGGCCGGAATACTGGGCTATGAAGAACGCCCGCTGGTTTCGACCGACTATACCAACGACGAACGCTCCAGCATTGTGGACGCGCTGTCGACCATGGTCGTCAATGGCACACAGGTGAAAATCTATGCGTGGTATGACAACGAGATGGGCTATGCGCACCGCTTGGTTGACGTGGCGATGATGGTGGGAGCCTCGGTGTGA
- a CDS encoding LysR substrate-binding domain-containing protein has translation MKLEWLEDIVAIFESESLNEAASRRYLTQPAFSRRVRSIEDYLGVELMDRSRKPARPTGMLVEHEDRLRRLSSDLKGLVVDLRKADREVSSRVVIASQHAITTSLLPPLIATHFEALGFDLRLRSANRSECWGMLITKEADLVLTYKSRAELAQPPEEYVEELLISDEGLIPVGTAALRQQIEMGELPVIGYPSDVFLGKLINAEVNPRIADAFSRTTKVETALTVGAMQLAANGIGIAWIPQSMVENLPAKNKLESFSDVLPTPRIATVAARLIGKKSDAEDAIWTALEGAGSASSATEHE, from the coding sequence ATGAAGCTGGAATGGCTCGAAGATATTGTCGCGATTTTTGAAAGCGAGTCGCTGAACGAAGCGGCGAGCCGACGCTATCTGACGCAGCCTGCGTTTTCCCGGCGGGTGCGCAGTATCGAAGACTACTTGGGTGTTGAGCTGATGGACCGGTCGCGCAAGCCCGCGCGTCCGACGGGGATGCTTGTCGAACACGAAGACCGCCTGCGCCGCCTGTCGAGTGACCTCAAAGGGTTGGTGGTTGATCTGCGCAAGGCTGACCGCGAGGTGAGCAGCCGTGTGGTCATCGCCAGCCAGCACGCCATCACGACATCGCTTTTGCCGCCGCTGATTGCGACCCATTTTGAGGCGTTGGGCTTTGATTTGCGTTTGCGGTCGGCCAACCGGTCGGAATGCTGGGGGATGTTGATCACCAAAGAGGCGGATCTTGTGCTGACCTACAAATCACGCGCCGAGCTTGCCCAGCCACCCGAGGAATATGTCGAGGAGTTGTTGATCTCGGACGAGGGGCTGATCCCGGTCGGCACGGCTGCCCTGCGCCAGCAGATCGAAATGGGGGAGTTGCCGGTGATCGGATACCCTTCGGATGTTTTTCTGGGCAAATTGATCAACGCCGAGGTGAACCCGCGCATCGCCGATGCCTTCTCGCGCACTACCAAGGTCGAGACCGCGCTTACGGTCGGGGCGATGCAACTGGCTGCAAATGGCATCGGCATCGCGTGGATTCCACAGTCTATGGTTGAGAACCTCCCCGCTAAGAACAAGCTTGAGAGCTTTAGCGACGTGCTGCCGACGCCGCGGATCGCAACTGTGGCGGCCCGGTTGATCGGCAAGAAATCAGACGCCGAAGACGCGATCTGGACAGCGTTGGAAGGCGCCGGCAGCGCGAGTTCCGCAACAGAACACGAGTGA